The Patescibacteria group bacterium sequence TTGGACGAGGTAGAACACCTTTATCTCGCGCATTTCGTATAACACCTTTTACTTGGCTATAGGATAAATTATGTTTTTCCATCACTTCTTTAATCGACATACCCTGCAGAAGATCTGGCAAAATCATATTTTGCAATCTACCACGACCCAAATGTGCTCTACTCTTTGCAATTTTGATAGATTCTTCGGTAACAGGAGGAAGAATACCAGCTTTTCGTGCTCTGGCTATTGTACACTTTACAGCATTTATTGACATCTCAGTCTTTTCTGCAATCTCAGAGATTGTCATCTCATGATTAAGATAATAGGAAAAGTAGGGCTTTACTTTGTCTAAAGATACACCGGGAGCGTTCCGTTTTCGCAACAGAGTAGTTTCTTTTATTACTTGAGAATAGATTTGTGGAATTTCCCTTTTGGGTTTTTGTTCTGTTGACATGAAAAACTTTAAACTGGTGTATTATAGGCTTGTAGTATTACTGTTGTCAATTGAGTGAGCATTTTTCCCTGAATGTATATTCCTGTGTTAATTTTGTCAATGATAAATATTAAGCGCATATCAAAATCTTGCCAACTAACTTTTTACTATGGGTATTATTTTCTTCAAATCACTTTCTATAGAAGATGAGCCTGGAAAGTTTCTACTTTTGCGTAATCGATGAACACCTTATATTCTATTAACTTATATCTTTCCATTATGTTCTTCAAACACAGTTTTCAGTTTTTGCAGTCCAAGCCGCCTCCTCGTCTTTACTGTTCCCAAAGGAAGACTTGTTCTCGCAGCAATTTCACTATCTGATATTTCTTGAAAAAAATTAAGCTCAATAACATCTCTTTGACCATTTGGGAGAGCGCGTAAAGCATCGCGGACAGACTCTTTCTCCTCATTTGCAATTACAATCTCCTCAGGCGTTGAAGAATCACTTATTATCTCATACAAAATATCCTCTGCATCTTCAAAATTATCATCAACATTGTGTCTATAATGATTGGATTGTCTTGAGTCGATTTGAGGTCTCCTATTTCTTTTGCGCATCTCATCAATAACAGTATTACGGGCAATCTGAAATAACCAATTTAAAAAAGTGCCTCTCTCTTGTTCAAAAGATTCTCTATTAATCCATGCTTTTTCAAATATTATCTGGCATATATCTTCAATGTCTTCTCGCGTAAATGCGTTTGGACCTACTATACTGCGAATAAATCTCATGTTCATTCTTCTTAACATCTCGAATGCGTCATTATCATTAAAAACTTCATCAGGCGTCAGAAGATTCTCTTCATCTAAATCATCTGACCTGTTGTCTCTATCTCTATATGAGTTATTTTTTGCTAATCTTTCAACTGACATAAAACCCTTTTTTTGCAAAATTATCAATTTCCTGCTCAGTCAAAATAGTTTTGGGCAATTATATGCAGATAATAGACTCTTGTCAATTAAAAAGGGTCCTAAATAATAAAACAACCTTAAAGCTGATTAGCATATTACTCTTTCACCTAAAAATAAAATCTTAGATTTTTCATTTTATTGATATACTATATTCAAAATTAATATGCATAAATTAAAAAGAAATTATTTACAAAGTAATAAAATAAAGTCAACTGTCTTTAGCTAGCAATATCTAAAACAATTTAAATTATTATTTTTTAGACTAAGTTTGTTTGTATTTTTTATTTTTGTATTTTTAACTTTTGCTCATATTTTTCAAAATAATAAAAATATTGATCAACTTCAAACTCTGCCAAACACGTCTGATAAAATTGCACCATCATCTAATAAAGTAACAAATGATTTTTATCTTGATATTAAATCAGTATTTTTACTGATAAAAAATAAATATAAAAGTAATCTTCTAAAAGGTGATTACTTTAGCATGTGGTGGATTAACACGGATGGCTTAAATATTATTAATGATAATTCAAAAGGCATAGAGCTTAATATTGATAACTGCGACACACCAACAAATTTAAATTTATGCTTTAAAGAACTGACTCAATTAATTAGTAAAGAGATAAATAAAATTATGAAGCAAAATGGATTTAAACTAAATCAAATTAATTCATCAAAATCAGTAAATGACGGACAATTTTATGATTACATTCAAGCTTATGAAAAAGGATCAGTTAAAGCAGTACTGACAGCCAACCCGGATGATTATACAATTTCATTTGTTTTTACAGATAATTTTGACAAAAACTATAAAGAACAATATCCATATTTAAAAGACTTAGAGATAAAGAATGCTGTTATTCGTATTCAAAAAAAATCAAAAAATTTTATAAAACTGTATGTTCAATATAGAAGAACAGGTGCTTTTATTATTGCAAAAGAAGTAAATGGCAAATGGATAAAAGTATATTCAGGGCAAGTGGATCCAAGCTGCAAAGTTGTAAAACAGTATTCAATTCCCAAAGAAATAACTCCAGGTTGTTATTAAAAGTACGTCTATATTAGACTGACAATCTAATTTTCTTAAAACAAGTAGCAATTATAATACTCCTATTCTTAAAAAATTGGCTATTAAATATAAGTCTTTGGTCAAAATAATGAACGATTCTATTGATTTAGCATATTAAAATTAATTCACAGATAAATTATTTATCCACAATTTTATTAAGATTGCAAAGTGCATATTTGCAATAAGAAATACAAAAATAAAATTTACTATTGTTAGCTAAAGAAAATTTTTTGTAAAAGACAGTAATTTACACATTGTTTAATTAATAATAAAATAAAATCTGATAAATTAAATAACATTAAAACCAAAATATGACAAAAAGAAATAAAATTAAGCTAACGCACCCCGAACCGCATTCAGCAAAATCAGTATCACATTTAAATTGGCTACGGGCTTCGGTATTAGGCGCAAATGACGGAATTGTTTCCATTGCTGGATTGGTAATAGGTGTAGCAGGAGCAACCAATTCCTCAGGGGTAATCTTGACTGCGGGACTCGCTGGTATCCTTGCAGGAGCAATATCAATGGCTGCAGGAGAGTATGTATCTGTTAGCAGTTCTCGAGATACTGAAAAGGCATTACTAAGAAAAGAAAAATTTGAGTTACAACATTATCCTCAAGAAGAATTTTATGAACTAGTAAAAATTTATGAAAAGAAAGGACTCAGCAGAAAAACTGCAATGATTGTAGCCAAAGAATTAACAGCTAAAGATGCTTTTAAAGCTCATGTAGATGCAGAATTAGGAATTGATCCTGATAATCTCACTAATCCCTGGCATGCAGCACTTGCTTCAGCACTATCATTTATCATGGGTGCTGTTATTCCTTTATTTGCCATATTACTACCCCCAGCTGCAATTCGTATTCCTGTAGCCTTTCTTTCAGTCATTGTAGCTTTAGCGATTACTGGCATATTGAGTGCAAAAGCAGGTGATGCACATGTTATTAGAGCTACTCTACGAGTTGTATTAGGTGGAGTCATTGCAATGGTTATAACATATTCTGTTGGAAGAGTATTTGGTGCAAGTGGAATATAACTAAAAAATAGTCAATAACACGTTTATATCCTCTATATTTTATTAATTTACTAATGATATTAAACAGCTTTTATTAGTATTCCTACTGAAATCTTTTTGTAATTTGATGTACATGTTACTAGCGCTTGTCAATTAGGAAGTGATAAGATATAATTGATTTGCCATGAAAGCTACAATTCATCCTACATATTATGATAATGCACAAGTCATCTGTGTCTGTGGTAACCGTTTTACCATCGGTTCAACGCGGGAAATTATCCATGTTGAGCTCTGCAATAAATGTCATCCCTTTTATACAGGTGAACAGAAATTTGTGGATACAGCCTCTCGCATCCAGAAATTCCAACAAAAGCAACAAACTGCACAGAATTACAAAATTACCAAAGTTAAAAAACAGGAAGAAAAGAAAAAAGCAGCTGAAGCTCCCAAAACTTTACGCGAAATGCTTATGTCCCTCAAATAGATGTTAATCGCCTCAAATGTTATAAAACTCAAAATATTGTTTAGGCATGTATCTAATTATAGCTTAGTCTCAATGACCCACAATGTAGGTAAACCAAAATAAACTGCAAATTTTAATAAATTTAACAACTATAAGTATGAATGATTATCGCTATACACAGTTAAAAGAAATAGAAAAGAAAATAGAGGAAACCAAAACTCTACTGCAAGATCCTTCATTGGCAGAACTTGCAAAAGAGGAACTCGATTCTTTGGAAATACAAAAAAAAGCTATTGAAGAAAGTCTCAAACATTCCCAAGAAGAAGAACGATCAGATGACTTAGACAACAGAAACGTAATTCTTGAAGTAAAAGGGGCTGCTGGAGGAGATGAGGCAAATATTTTTGCTGATGAGCTTTTGAGAATGTATATGAGATACGCTGAAAAAAAAGGCTTGAAAACAGAGTTTTTGGATGACAATGTTTTAAAAATATCAGGTAAAGGAGCGTTTAATGTATTTAAATACGAGGCTGGAGTACATCGTGTCCAGAGAGTTCCCAAAACAGAAAAAAAGGGTCGTATTCATACATCAACTGTTACTGTATCAGTACTGCCAGAACTTCAAGATATAGATTTACACATTAATCCGGAAGATATTGAATTTGAAGCATTCCGATCGGGAGGACATGGTGGACAAAATGTTAACAAAGTCTCAACAGCTGTACGTCTCATTCACAAACCCACAGGACTTGTCGTTACTTCTCAATCGGAAAGATCTCAAGCCCAAAATCGAGAAATTGCCATGACACTTCTTCGCGCACGACTCTGGGAACAAGCTGTTGAAAAACAGCAAAAAGAATATGCCTCCCTAAAAGCTACCCAAGTAGGAAGAGGTATGCGAGCTGAGAAAATTAAAACCTATAACTTCCCCCAGGACCGCATGACAGATCATCGACTTGGTAAATCATGGAGCAATCTTGCTGCTATTCTTGATGGAGATATCCCCGAAGAACGTCCTACTGATAATATGCGAAAAGAAGAAGCATCAGAATAAATTAAGTATTAAACTAGACAAATCATTAATTTTCAGAACTTAAATTCTCAATCAAATAAGAATCAAATAAATTTGAGCAAATATTTGAAAACTATTGGAGATATTCCATATCTTTCGCTTTAAATTTCTCAATAATCTCTAAATGGTTATTACTTATTAGAATTTTTGCTAGATGATGTCCTCCAGCTAAATGAGGAAGTACAACATAATCTGCTCCAGCCTTGTATAGAGCTTTTGCATCTTCTGCTTCATATGCCATTACAACAATTGTTGCTTTTTTGTTCTTATGTAATAATCCTTCAATGAGCAATAAATTATCTTCAAGATCAGGAACAGTCGAAATAACAAGTTTTGCCTTTTCAAAACCAACACGTTCTTGAATTTCAGGATCTGAAATATCTCCAAAGATGACATGATGCTCTTTTTCTTGCAATCTCTTAACAATATCAGGATCAAAATCTACTACTAGAATCTTCTCTTCAGTATTTTTAAGTGCATGCAGAATACTTTGTCCCATTTGATGACCACCAACAATAATGACATGATTTTCCAATAACTTAAAGTTATTGGAAGAAACAAAATCACTATGTTTGCCTTGTCGAAGCTCAAGAAAGGAAAGATAATGACTAAAATAGCGATAGATTTTATTAGTACCCTGAATTAGATATGTCGATCCTACAAAAGTAATCATAGCTACAATTAGAAATAACGTTGTTACCTCATTGGAGATAACTCCTTTTTGATTGCCAATAAACATAATAATAAGGCTAAATTCAGAAATTTGAGCTAGACTAATTCCCACAAAAAATGATGTTCTCTTTCTAAAACCCATTAACCCTGTTATCAACATAACTATAGCTGGCTTAAGTATTATTACAAAGAAAGAAAAAATCAATGCAGGCAAAATTAAAGATGATATGCTAGTAAACTTCATCTCAAGCCCAAGCATGACGAAAAAGATTGTTATAAAAAAATCACGAAGTGCCTTCATACGAGCAACAATCTGATAATTTTCAGCACTTTCAGCCAAAGCAAGTCCTGCAAGAAAACCGCCAATTTCAATAGAAAACCCTATAAGAGGGGACGTAACTACAGCAGTTAATGCAAAAACCCACGCTAAACTAAAAAGAAAAAGTGATTCGGATGAGCGAGCAATGCTGTGAAGAACTTTTGGGAATAGATACTTACTTAAAACAATTATCCAACCAAACAATACAATAGACTTTAAAAACACTAAAAGAATTTGCAAAATAAGTTTTGATGACTCACCTGAAATACTTGTTAGAAAAATAATAGTCATGACTGCAAAAAAAATCCTGCAGCAAGAGAATTCCCAATGCCAATTTTCCATGAAGACTATTGATATCCTTTTTATCTGAAAGAAGCTTAACAATAATAATTGTGCTTGAAAAAGAGAGTGCAATTGCAATATAAATACTCACAATATTTGAAAAACCAAGCAGTAAAGACAAAATAAAACCGAAAACAAAAGTCAAACCCATCTGCACTGTACCTGCCAAAACTGCTGTCTTACCAATCGAACGAAGTTCTTTAAGCTTAAGTTCCAATCCAAGCATAAAAAGTAAGAAAGTGATACCAAGCTGACCTAGAGTTTTCAAAGAATCTTGGTGTTGAAGGTGGAAAAAGCCTGCTGGGCCTAGCAAAACACCAGTAGCAATATACGCTAAAATCGGAGGCTGCCTTAAGTATCTAAAAGTGATATTCAAAATAGAGGCAACGATAATAATGGCTGAAATTTCAATAAAAATTGCATCCACATCTTTAGTTTAACAAATTACTTCTTAATTACAAATTCCTTTTAGAATTAGATTTGAAACATCAGCAGATTTGTATCTACTCTTCTCTACTTAATGAACAATTGATACTACTGCGCTAATTAAATAAACAAAAATAAATTGCTGTAAGACAAATTTTTTGCTAAGATGAAATCCTTCAATATGCTGCCTCAAAAATTAGCATTTGTTGATATTGAAACAACAGGTGCACGATCACGATATGATCGTATCATTGAAATTGGTATTTTACGTGTAGAGAATGATCAGATTGTTCAAACCTATTCGACTCTTGTAAATCCTCAAAGATATATCCCTAGTGAAATAGAACTTCTTACTGGAATCACATCAGACAAGATAGAACAATCTCCAACATTTAGAGAAATTGCTGATGATGTTTTAGCAGTTCTTAAAGAAACTGTCTTTGTAGCACATAATGTACGCTTTGATTATGGGTTTCTGAAAGCAGAGTTCAAGAGATTGAATAAGACATTTAGCTTCAAACATTTTTGTACCGTCCGACTCTCCCGTGTGCTTTTCCCAGAATTTACTCATCACAA is a genomic window containing:
- a CDS encoding DNA-directed RNA polymerase sigma-70 factor — protein: MSVERLAKNNSYRDRDNRSDDLDEENLLTPDEVFNDNDAFEMLRRMNMRFIRSIVGPNAFTREDIEDICQIIFEKAWINRESFEQERGTFLNWLFQIARNTVIDEMRKRNRRPQIDSRQSNHYRHNVDDNFEDAEDILYEIISDSSTPEEIVIANEEKESVRDALRALPNGQRDVIELNFFQEISDSEIAARTSLPLGTVKTRRRLGLQKLKTVFEEHNGKI
- a CDS encoding membrane protein, which gives rise to MTKRNKIKLTHPEPHSAKSVSHLNWLRASVLGANDGIVSIAGLVIGVAGATNSSGVILTAGLAGILAGAISMAAGEYVSVSSSRDTEKALLRKEKFELQHYPQEEFYELVKIYEKKGLSRKTAMIVAKELTAKDAFKAHVDAELGIDPDNLTNPWHAALASALSFIMGAVIPLFAILLPPAAIRIPVAFLSVIVALAITGILSAKAGDAHVIRATLRVVLGGVIAMVITYSVGRVFGASGI
- the prfA gene encoding peptide chain release factor 1, with protein sequence MNDYRYTQLKEIEKKIEETKTLLQDPSLAELAKEELDSLEIQKKAIEESLKHSQEEERSDDLDNRNVILEVKGAAGGDEANIFADELLRMYMRYAEKKGLKTEFLDDNVLKISGKGAFNVFKYEAGVHRVQRVPKTEKKGRIHTSTVTVSVLPELQDIDLHINPEDIEFEAFRSGGHGGQNVNKVSTAVRLIHKPTGLVVTSQSERSQAQNREIAMTLLRARLWEQAVEKQQKEYASLKATQVGRGMRAEKIKTYNFPQDRMTDHRLGKSWSNLAAILDGDIPEERPTDNMRKEEASE
- a CDS encoding hypothetical protein (possible pseudo, frameshifted), whose product is MTIIFLTSISGESSKLILQILLVFLKSIVLFGWIIVLSKYLFPKVLHSIARSSESLFLFSLAWVFALTAVVTSPLIGFSIEIGGFLAGLALAESAENYQIVARMKALRDFFITIFFVMLGLEMKFTSISSLILPALIFSFFVIILKPAIVMLITGLMGFRKRTSFFVGISLAQISEFSLIIMFIGNQKGVISNEVTTLFLIVAMITFVGSTYLIQGTNKIYRYFSHYLSFLELRQGKHSDFVSSNNFKLLENHVIIVGGHQMGQSILHALKNTEEKILVVDFDPDIVKRLQEKEHHVIFGDISDPEIQERVGFEKAKLVISTVPDLEDNLLLIEGLLHKNKKATIVVMAYEAEDAKALYKAGADYVVLPHLAGGHHLAKILISNNHLEIIEKFKAKDMEYLQ
- a CDS encoding hypothetical protein (possible pseudo, frameshifted), producing the protein MDAIFIEISAIIIVASILNITFRYLRQPPILAYIATGVLLGPAGFFHLQHQDSLKTLGQLGITFLLFMLGLELKLKELRSIGKTAVLAGTVQMGLTFVFGFILSLLLGFSNIVSIYIAIALSFSSTIIIVKLLSDKKDINSLHGKLALGILLLQDFFCSHDYYFSNKYFR